From a region of the Nonlabens sp. Hel1_33_55 genome:
- a CDS encoding TPM domain-containing protein — protein MTSKVEAFLSAQQEEEIVEAIRAAELRTSGEIRVHLESSCAGNAYTRAQELFHQLKMDNTKDANGILFYLAVDDRKFAVLGDSGINQVVPENFWNSIKDGMEARFRESEFTKGLITGIHQVGQKLAAYFPWHKDDINELPDEITTS, from the coding sequence ATGACCAGCAAGGTAGAGGCATTTCTAAGCGCGCAACAAGAGGAGGAAATCGTAGAAGCCATTCGTGCGGCAGAGCTTCGCACCAGCGGCGAGATACGAGTTCATCTGGAAAGTAGCTGTGCTGGTAATGCCTATACTCGTGCTCAGGAATTGTTCCATCAACTCAAGATGGACAATACAAAAGATGCGAATGGTATTCTTTTTTATCTGGCCGTTGATGATCGCAAGTTTGCGGTTTTGGGTGACAGTGGTATCAATCAGGTCGTGCCAGAAAATTTTTGGAATAGCATAAAAGATGGTATGGAAGCACGCTTTCGCGAAAGCGAATTCACCAAAGGCCTCATTACAGGAATCCATCAAGTAGGACAGAAGCTAGCCGCCTATTTCCCGTGGCACAAGGATGATATTAACGAACTTCCAGACGAGATAACGACCAGTTGA
- a CDS encoding LemA family protein, with the protein MTNGKIAGLGCGALAGIGALAIIVIAVIWGISWNNSAVAKSESVQSQWANVESSYQRRSDLIPNIVATAKQYAEFEQETLTGVIEARAKATSINVDASNLTAENIQAFSEAQGAVSSGLGRLLATYENYPDLKANENFKELINELERTENRINVERNRYNENVRVYNLQIKKFPGSVFASILGFDESPYFKADEGAQNAPDVDNLFGN; encoded by the coding sequence ATGACAAACGGTAAAATAGCAGGATTAGGATGTGGTGCACTTGCAGGCATAGGAGCACTAGCAATCATTGTGATAGCAGTTATATGGGGAATCTCATGGAACAACAGTGCGGTAGCAAAAAGCGAAAGCGTTCAATCCCAATGGGCAAATGTAGAAAGTAGCTATCAACGCAGATCTGATCTTATTCCTAACATCGTCGCCACCGCAAAGCAGTATGCAGAATTTGAGCAGGAAACGCTTACAGGCGTTATCGAGGCAAGAGCAAAAGCGACTTCCATCAATGTTGATGCATCTAACTTAACTGCCGAAAATATTCAAGCGTTTAGCGAGGCACAAGGAGCAGTTTCCAGCGGTCTGGGCAGATTACTTGCAACTTATGAGAATTATCCAGATTTGAAAGCAAACGAGAACTTCAAGGAACTCATCAACGAACTGGAACGTACAGAAAATCGCATCAATGTAGAACGCAATCGCTACAACGAGAACGTACGCGTTTACAATCTACAGATAAAGAAATTCCCAGGATCCGTATTTGCTTCCATCCTAGGTTTTGATGAATCTCCATATTTCAAAGCAGATGAAGGTGCACAAAACGCACCAGATGTGGATAACCTATTTGGCAACTAG
- a CDS encoding ABC transporter substrate-binding protein has protein sequence MSISINDQCQRTVELEAIPKRIISLVPSQTELLYDLGLENHIVGITRFCVHPQQALEHKIVLGGTKKIVEKRVRDLKPDLIICNKEENTPQIVDFCSSICPTYVSDVATLFDALEMIDHLGKLTGTTTIAQKLSSDIAVEFKKLANLPSKLRALYLIWKKPYMSAGKDTFINEMMSHAGFKNVLDDQVRYPKLKLNDIINLKPDVILLSSEPYSFTTSDVDDMNSAFAKANQPQKRIIIVDGEPFSWYGSRLLQSPAYFRKLREQLQMS, from the coding sequence GTGAGTATCTCAATAAATGATCAGTGCCAAAGAACTGTAGAACTAGAAGCGATTCCCAAACGCATCATCTCTCTAGTACCATCACAAACTGAATTGCTATATGATCTAGGTCTGGAAAACCACATCGTTGGGATCACTAGATTTTGTGTGCATCCGCAGCAGGCATTGGAACATAAAATAGTATTAGGCGGTACTAAAAAGATCGTAGAAAAACGGGTTAGAGATCTCAAACCAGATCTGATTATTTGCAATAAAGAAGAAAACACTCCACAGATCGTGGATTTTTGCTCATCCATCTGTCCTACCTACGTTTCTGATGTTGCAACACTTTTTGATGCATTGGAAATGATTGATCATTTGGGTAAACTAACCGGCACCACAACAATAGCACAGAAGCTTTCCAGCGATATCGCTGTAGAGTTCAAGAAACTTGCAAATCTGCCATCCAAGCTGCGCGCTCTGTATCTCATTTGGAAAAAGCCCTATATGAGCGCCGGCAAGGACACATTTATTAATGAAATGATGTCTCATGCTGGTTTTAAAAATGTACTGGATGATCAGGTCAGGTATCCAAAATTGAAACTCAATGATATTATCAACCTTAAGCCTGATGTTATTCTACTTTCTTCAGAACCATATTCGTTTACAACTAGCGATGTAGATGATATGAATTCCGCTTTCGCGAAAGCGAACCAACCACAAAAACGCATCATAATAGTGGATGGCGAGCCATTCTCATGGTACGGCAGCAGGTTACTACAATCGCCAGCCTATTTCAGGAAATTACGAGAGCAATTGCAAATGAGTTAA
- a CDS encoding SsrA-binding protein: MKKSIFKTLAKINKKILPSYSKDEDFDLAKASKVQMALIGYKTWVTKNSLG, translated from the coding sequence ATGAAAAAATCCATTTTCAAAACGCTAGCCAAAATCAACAAAAAAATCCTACCCAGCTATAGTAAAGATGAAGATTTTGACCTTGCCAAAGCTTCCAAAGTCCAAATGGCGCTCATAGGCTACAAAACTTGGGTAACAAAAAATTCTCTGGGATAG
- a CDS encoding M56 family metallopeptidase, which translates to MEDAFIYLLKSAGVLSIFVIIYHLLLRRLTFFKANRVFFLFGLFASITFPLIEITQTVYVEQPQTIYSQDEIAAAMSMISQEPAAEPLIETSQLLGILYLAICLFFISKMIVELLSLRKLIASGKQRLEDGFIRISLSRKVTPFSFFNYICFSENDENNADNDLILKHEQVHAREWHSVDLLLSHLYCAVFWINPLAWLLKRQIGENLEFIADATAKVENNTGISYERTLLSSAASHMQPALANNFFTPFIKKRIQMLQKETSKTWNAYKYALILPVIVLFLYSFNTVTKTEYIKSAIENSKTEKESSNEIKTLVENSLQDESVKNGERNGKENTTVSRETIEFKIVATTTEESLEKFKKELKTKHNVDFNYSNLKYKDGKIIRIKIELDDNRGFKGSQNIKGDDPISPICITGVLEGNYKQWNMGNCEGSSRSNNSVSYSSNGKGSIRYSPDSLSFANSFTYDTDSLMNSLYSMRKMNMDSLHKAMRADFKDLQLQLNDVDLKNLEGELKRAQIELDRMNMDSLRESLKMTRYELRKMNMDSIRNSLNNSRLKIRRMNKDSMSSNSNNRFVFRDSLGKRFEDIVIYDAPKTKRLTPSNISKDKQPLLIVDGQPVDYDELESLDPQKIKSVNVLKNKADTSKYGEKAKNGVVEIFLKTPEEMKKNSTDRVTVINGKGFISDSDPRAIPYIVINGVVAKQEQMDALDSNKIESVTVLKGDNATALYGIDAKDGAIIIVTKVKGSKSKTVALNSTSFSITIDNFTDAEMKKFKQELENNDLSFNLRTFRKSNGLLTKLKFDLEGVAYTYAMNKPIKSLTVKIDDQGAKPFVSYMK; encoded by the coding sequence ATGGAAGATGCATTTATCTACTTATTAAAAAGTGCTGGTGTACTGAGCATTTTTGTCATCATCTATCACCTACTGCTTCGCAGACTTACCTTCTTCAAAGCCAACCGGGTCTTTTTTCTATTTGGGTTGTTCGCGAGCATCACATTTCCGCTTATTGAAATTACCCAAACCGTTTATGTAGAACAACCACAAACCATCTACTCACAAGATGAAATCGCTGCTGCCATGTCAATGATATCGCAAGAACCAGCTGCAGAGCCACTTATTGAAACAAGCCAACTCTTAGGAATACTTTATCTGGCCATTTGTCTTTTTTTCATAAGTAAAATGATCGTAGAGCTTTTGTCCTTAAGGAAACTCATCGCATCAGGAAAACAAAGGTTGGAAGATGGATTTATAAGAATATCGCTTTCGCGAAAGGTGACTCCATTCAGCTTTTTCAATTACATCTGCTTTTCTGAAAATGACGAGAATAATGCGGACAATGATTTGATACTAAAACACGAGCAAGTCCATGCCAGAGAATGGCATAGTGTGGATCTATTATTAAGTCATTTATATTGTGCGGTTTTTTGGATCAATCCGCTGGCGTGGTTGCTTAAACGACAGATAGGCGAGAATCTAGAATTCATCGCAGACGCTACTGCCAAAGTGGAAAACAACACAGGCATAAGCTATGAGCGCACATTACTGTCCAGCGCCGCCAGCCACATGCAACCAGCACTAGCCAACAATTTTTTCACTCCATTCATTAAAAAACGAATTCAAATGTTACAAAAAGAAACCTCCAAAACCTGGAATGCCTACAAGTATGCATTGATACTTCCTGTGATCGTGCTATTCCTATATAGTTTCAATACGGTTACTAAAACGGAGTATATTAAGTCTGCCATTGAAAACAGTAAGACAGAAAAGGAATCGTCGAATGAGATTAAAACCCTAGTAGAAAACTCATTGCAGGATGAAAGTGTGAAGAACGGTGAAAGAAACGGTAAAGAAAACACAACGGTATCCCGAGAAACCATAGAATTCAAAATCGTAGCCACTACGACAGAGGAAAGTCTAGAAAAATTCAAGAAAGAATTGAAAACAAAACACAACGTAGATTTCAACTACAGCAATCTAAAATATAAAGACGGTAAAATCATCAGAATCAAAATAGAACTAGACGACAACCGCGGCTTCAAAGGCTCTCAAAATATCAAAGGTGATGACCCGATTAGTCCCATTTGCATCACTGGAGTTCTTGAAGGAAATTACAAACAATGGAACATGGGGAATTGTGAAGGTTCGAGCAGGTCAAACAATAGCGTGAGTTATTCAAGTAATGGTAAAGGCAGTATTAGATATAGTCCAGACTCGCTTTCATTCGCCAACAGCTTTACCTATGATACAGATTCTTTAATGAACTCGTTGTACAGCATGAGAAAGATGAATATGGACTCGCTTCATAAAGCCATGAGAGCAGATTTTAAAGATCTTCAACTGCAATTGAATGATGTTGACTTGAAGAATTTAGAAGGCGAATTGAAAAGAGCGCAAATAGAATTGGACAGGATGAATATGGATTCACTAAGGGAATCCTTGAAAATGACCAGATATGAATTGCGTAAAATGAATATGGATTCCATTAGAAATTCTCTTAATAATTCTAGACTCAAGATAAGAAGAATGAATAAGGATAGCATGTCTTCCAATTCAAACAACAGATTTGTTTTTAGGGATAGTTTGGGTAAACGTTTTGAAGATATCGTAATCTATGATGCACCGAAAACCAAGCGGTTGACACCTTCTAATATCTCCAAAGATAAACAACCTCTACTAATAGTTGATGGACAACCAGTTGATTATGATGAGTTGGAATCCTTAGATCCACAGAAGATCAAGTCCGTAAATGTTTTAAAGAATAAAGCTGACACTTCAAAATATGGAGAAAAGGCTAAAAATGGTGTTGTTGAAATTTTCCTCAAAACTCCAGAAGAAATGAAAAAGAATTCTACGGATAGGGTTACCGTGATTAACGGTAAAGGATTTATTAGCGACTCAGACCCTAGAGCGATTCCTTACATAGTCATTAATGGTGTTGTGGCAAAGCAAGAGCAAATGGACGCGCTTGATTCCAATAAGATTGAATCTGTAACCGTGTTGAAAGGTGATAATGCAACGGCACTTTATGGTATCGATGCAAAAGACGGAGCCATCATTATAGTGACAAAAGTCAAAGGTTCAAAATCAAAAACAGTAGCTCTAAACTCAACTTCATTTTCCATTACCATCGATAATTTTACTGATGCAGAAATGAAGAAATTTAAACAAGAACTTGAAAATAATGATCTCAGTTTTAACCTAAGAACATTTAGAAAATCTAACGGATTGCTTACTAAGCTAAAATTTGATTTAGAAGGAGTTGCTTATACTTATGCTATGAATAAACCTATAAAAAGTCTAACGGTCAAAATAGATGATCAAGGCGCCAAGCCATTTGTATCCTACATGAAGTAA
- a CDS encoding BlaI/MecI/CopY family transcriptional regulator, whose translation MEKLTQKEEEVMQVLWQLKKAFVKEIVPHLEGSNHYNTISTVVRKLEEKGFVGYEAYGKTHQYFPVVDIESYRNKYVNNAMTSYFNNSYKNMVSFFAKEEKISAQELREILEMIESKED comes from the coding sequence ATGGAAAAACTCACACAAAAGGAAGAAGAAGTCATGCAGGTGCTATGGCAACTCAAGAAGGCCTTTGTCAAAGAAATAGTGCCTCATTTGGAAGGTTCCAATCACTATAATACGATCTCAACGGTGGTGCGTAAACTAGAGGAAAAAGGCTTTGTAGGTTATGAGGCTTATGGTAAAACCCATCAGTATTTTCCCGTAGTCGATATAGAAAGTTATCGCAACAAATATGTCAATAACGCCATGACCAGTTATTTCAATAACTCTTATAAAAACATGGTTTCGTTTTTTGCCAAAGAGGAAAAAATAAGTGCTCAGGAACTGCGCGAGATTTTGGAAATGATTGAATCTAAAGAAGATTAG
- the thrS gene encoding threonine--tRNA ligase, whose translation MINITLPDGSIKEFESGATPMDVAMSISHGLARNVISASFNGDKVETKTPLETDGSLILYTFNDKEGKEAFWHSSSHIMAQAVEELFPGAKLTIGPAIENGFYYDIDFAGRSITEADIPAIEKKAIEIARGKHEFSMREVSKADALQKYKDEENPFKVELIENLTDGEITFCDHDTFTDLCRGGHIPNTGIVKAFKIMSIAGAYWRGDEKNPQLTRLYGISFPKQKDLTEYLELLEEAKKRDHRKLGKELQLFTFSQRVGQGLPLWLPKGAALRERLENFLKAAQKKAGYEMVMTPHIGSKELYVTSGHYEKYGADSFQPIHTPAEDEEFLLKPMNCPHHCEIYKSIQWSYRDLPKRFAEFGTVYRYEQSGELHGLTRVRGFTQDDAHIFCTPDQLDKEFMDVIDLVLYVFGSLGFENFTAQVSIRDPKKPEKYIGDLDNWEKAENAILRAAKAKGLDFVVEEGEAAFYGPKLDFMVKDALGRSWQLGTIQVDYNLPERFDLWYKGADNESHRPVMIHRAPFGSMERFIAILLEHTGGNFPLWLMPEQCTVLSLSEKYENYAKNIADTLEINEIRTTVDNRAETMGKKIREAEMAKLPYMLIVGEQEEKDGTISVRKHGGDDLGTMTAQQFAEMIQKEVASSIKTFEV comes from the coding sequence ATGATCAATATCACACTGCCTGATGGTAGCATAAAAGAGTTTGAAAGCGGCGCAACTCCTATGGATGTAGCGATGAGTATATCTCATGGACTTGCACGCAACGTTATAAGTGCCAGTTTCAATGGCGATAAAGTTGAAACTAAAACACCACTAGAAACTGACGGTAGTCTTATTCTTTACACCTTCAATGATAAAGAAGGAAAAGAGGCTTTCTGGCATTCATCTTCACACATTATGGCGCAGGCCGTGGAAGAATTGTTTCCAGGAGCAAAACTGACCATAGGTCCTGCCATAGAAAATGGATTTTATTACGATATCGATTTTGCAGGTCGCTCAATAACCGAAGCTGATATTCCAGCCATTGAGAAAAAAGCGATTGAAATTGCTCGCGGTAAACATGAATTTTCCATGCGGGAAGTCTCAAAAGCTGATGCTCTTCAAAAATATAAAGATGAAGAAAATCCTTTTAAGGTTGAATTGATCGAGAACTTGACTGATGGTGAGATCACCTTTTGTGATCACGATACGTTTACAGATCTATGTCGTGGTGGTCACATTCCCAATACCGGAATCGTCAAGGCTTTCAAAATTATGAGTATTGCCGGTGCTTACTGGCGAGGCGATGAAAAAAATCCGCAATTGACACGATTGTATGGTATTTCATTCCCTAAACAAAAAGATCTTACAGAATACCTAGAATTGCTGGAAGAAGCTAAAAAGCGAGATCACAGAAAATTAGGTAAAGAGCTGCAATTATTTACCTTCTCACAGCGAGTTGGCCAAGGTTTGCCATTGTGGTTACCTAAAGGTGCAGCGCTTAGAGAGCGTCTAGAAAATTTCCTGAAAGCTGCTCAGAAAAAAGCAGGTTACGAGATGGTAATGACACCGCACATAGGTTCTAAGGAACTTTATGTGACAAGTGGTCACTATGAAAAATATGGAGCCGATTCATTCCAGCCCATTCACACACCAGCTGAAGATGAAGAATTCCTATTAAAACCAATGAACTGCCCGCATCACTGTGAGATCTATAAAAGCATCCAGTGGTCGTATAGAGATTTACCTAAACGTTTTGCAGAATTTGGTACGGTTTACCGCTATGAGCAAAGTGGTGAATTGCACGGTTTGACCAGAGTACGTGGTTTTACTCAGGATGATGCTCACATATTTTGTACGCCAGACCAACTGGATAAGGAGTTCATGGATGTTATTGATTTGGTGCTTTATGTATTTGGATCTTTAGGATTTGAAAACTTTACCGCACAGGTAAGCATTAGAGATCCTAAAAAACCTGAGAAATACATAGGTGACCTTGACAACTGGGAAAAAGCAGAAAATGCTATTCTTAGAGCTGCAAAAGCAAAAGGTCTTGATTTTGTGGTAGAAGAAGGTGAAGCTGCATTTTACGGTCCTAAACTGGACTTTATGGTGAAGGATGCCTTGGGTCGCAGCTGGCAATTGGGAACTATTCAAGTGGATTACAATCTGCCAGAACGTTTTGACCTTTGGTACAAAGGTGCTGACAATGAGTCACACAGACCTGTCATGATTCACAGAGCGCCATTTGGAAGTATGGAACGATTTATCGCGATTTTACTAGAGCATACAGGCGGGAATTTCCCATTGTGGTTAATGCCTGAACAGTGTACCGTGCTGTCTTTGAGCGAGAAATACGAAAATTATGCAAAAAATATAGCGGATACCCTAGAAATTAACGAAATTCGTACTACAGTGGATAATCGAGCCGAAACGATGGGTAAGAAAATCCGCGAGGCAGAAATGGCCAAATTACCCTATATGTTAATTGTGGGTGAGCAAGAAGAAAAGGATGGCACTATTTCTGTACGTAAACATGGTGGAGACGATCTAGGAACCATGACTGCACAACAATTTGCAGAAATGATCCAAAAAGAAGTCGCCAGCAGTATAAAAACATTTGAAGTTTAA
- the infC gene encoding translation initiation factor IF-3 produces MKEDKHAINEKIRARKLRLVGEGVEPQIIDTRDALAKAQEMEMDLVEISPNADPPVAKIMDYKKFVYEQKKREKAMKANASKVVIKEIRFGPNTDDHDYEFKKNHAEKFLKEGAKLKAYVFFKGRSIIYKDQGEILLLRLAQDLEELGKVEQMPKMEGKRMNMFLAPKKK; encoded by the coding sequence ATCAAGGAAGACAAGCACGCAATCAATGAGAAAATACGTGCTCGCAAACTACGACTGGTAGGAGAAGGTGTTGAACCACAAATTATCGACACCAGAGATGCCCTAGCCAAAGCTCAGGAAATGGAAATGGATCTCGTTGAGATCTCTCCAAATGCTGATCCACCAGTAGCAAAAATCATGGACTACAAAAAGTTTGTCTATGAGCAAAAGAAGCGCGAGAAAGCCATGAAGGCTAATGCTTCAAAAGTTGTGATCAAAGAAATCCGTTTTGGACCTAATACTGATGATCATGATTATGAATTCAAAAAGAATCACGCAGAGAAGTTTCTTAAAGAAGGCGCTAAGTTAAAAGCTTATGTGTTTTTCAAAGGACGTTCCATTATATATAAGGATCAAGGAGAAATTCTTCTACTGAGACTTGCCCAAGATCTTGAAGAACTAGGTAAAGTGGAACAAATGCCTAAAATGGAAGGGAAACGTATGAATATGTTTCTTGCTCCTAAGAAGAAATAA
- the rpmI gene encoding 50S ribosomal protein L35, with protein sequence MPKMKTKSSAKKRFKLTGTGKIKRKHAFKSHILTKKSKKRKLALTHDTLVHKADEDNIKLQLRLK encoded by the coding sequence ATGCCTAAGATGAAAACAAAATCCAGTGCCAAGAAGCGTTTCAAGCTTACCGGTACAGGGAAAATCAAAAGAAAGCACGCTTTTAAAAGTCACATCTTGACTAAAAAGAGCAAAAAACGTAAACTAGCTTTGACGCATGATACATTAGTGCACAAAGCAGACGAAGACAATATCAAGTTACAATTGCGTCTTAAGTAA
- the rplT gene encoding 50S ribosomal protein L20: MPRATNRVASRARRKKVLKQAKGYFGRRKNVWTVAKNAVEKAMSYSYRDRRNKKRTFRRLWITRINAGARMHGMSYSQFMGAVKKNNIELNRKVLADLAMNHPDAFEAVVNKVK, encoded by the coding sequence ATGCCTAGAGCAACAAACAGAGTGGCCTCAAGAGCCCGCAGAAAAAAAGTCCTAAAACAGGCAAAAGGTTATTTCGGACGTCGTAAAAACGTATGGACGGTAGCTAAAAACGCAGTAGAGAAAGCAATGTCTTACTCTTACCGCGATAGAAGAAACAAGAAAAGAACATTCCGTAGATTATGGATCACGCGTATCAACGCTGGTGCAAGAATGCATGGAATGAGCTACTCACAGTTTATGGGAGCTGTCAAAAAGAACAACATCGAATTGAATCGTAAAGTTCTTGCTGACCTTGCAATGAATCACCCAGACGCTTTTGAAGCAGTAGTAAACAAAGTAAAATAA
- a CDS encoding acyloxyacyl hydrolase, with protein MLFSLVGYSQTAEDDYPFLSKTYVQFNLGMIFNDFNERQLEPGFTFEDTSPNRFSGRILLGYEFAPDWAVQYGVLRPASWFEYNKVSGTNLSKSVWTNVWSLTAKKDFHFNDRWGAFVEAGPATVARKGFTLGTETGVEDYRYLSILAAAGVTYKLSDQWELLAHAVHIPKDKENQPSIQNYSFGVQYNLSELAPKPTDDEASDRPFFPTHTLQVGYGNDFIGYAPNKIFSMNARVAGTESLGIPVFWYGDAKASNTVLANYTKTVYESKKFFSIGYGASVTAFENSIDKKWTGALSIYPHINFFFWRRDGFDAYGTYSVIGPTFITREDIDGVKTGPKVTYQDFMAAGAYFGKDRKWNAELKIIHYSNGNIFPRNDGVAVPIVFQLGYQW; from the coding sequence TTGCTATTTTCTCTTGTCGGTTATTCACAAACTGCCGAGGATGACTATCCATTTCTTTCAAAAACCTACGTGCAGTTCAATCTAGGAATGATCTTCAATGATTTTAATGAACGGCAATTGGAACCTGGATTTACCTTTGAAGACACCAGTCCCAATAGATTTTCTGGACGCATATTATTAGGGTATGAGTTTGCACCAGATTGGGCAGTTCAGTACGGAGTACTGCGTCCCGCGAGTTGGTTCGAATACAATAAAGTCAGCGGTACGAATCTTAGCAAATCTGTCTGGACAAATGTGTGGTCACTAACGGCAAAAAAAGATTTTCATTTCAACGATCGTTGGGGTGCATTTGTAGAAGCTGGACCTGCGACGGTGGCTCGTAAAGGATTCACCCTAGGAACTGAAACTGGTGTTGAGGACTATCGCTATTTATCTATTCTAGCTGCAGCCGGTGTTACCTACAAACTTTCAGATCAATGGGAACTGCTCGCTCATGCGGTTCACATTCCCAAGGATAAAGAAAATCAACCGTCCATTCAAAATTATAGTTTTGGCGTACAGTACAACCTCAGCGAGTTGGCTCCTAAGCCAACTGATGACGAGGCAAGTGACCGACCTTTTTTTCCAACGCATACCCTGCAAGTAGGTTATGGTAATGATTTTATAGGTTACGCGCCTAACAAAATCTTTTCCATGAATGCCAGAGTTGCTGGTACGGAAAGTCTTGGGATACCAGTCTTCTGGTATGGTGACGCCAAGGCATCCAATACTGTACTTGCCAACTATACTAAAACGGTATATGAATCCAAAAAGTTTTTTAGCATAGGATATGGAGCTAGCGTTACTGCTTTTGAAAACAGTATCGATAAAAAGTGGACTGGTGCGCTTTCTATTTATCCACATATCAACTTCTTCTTCTGGCGTCGCGATGGCTTTGATGCTTATGGAACCTATAGTGTTATAGGTCCTACATTCATTACTCGAGAAGACATTGATGGAGTAAAAACTGGACCCAAAGTGACCTATCAGGATTTCATGGCGGCAGGCGCCTATTTTGGTAAGGATCGCAAATGGAATGCAGAATTAAAGATCATCCACTACTCCAACGGTAATATCTTTCCTAGAAATGATGGCGTGGCGGTTCCTATTGTTTTTCAATTGGGTTATCAATGGTAA
- a CDS encoding 2-hydroxyacid dehydrogenase — MAILLIRNDEDYQPWIDAFHKFDPAIEVVTPESANDTSKVEMAMTWKAPNGSFKGFDNLKVVGSLGAGVDHLFADPSLPQDVKLTRVVDDKLSGDMEEFVLALCLNHIKNLHIYSQPTHEWKPLPYSRVENVHVGILGFGTLGQAVGKKLKAVGFQVSGWSNTLKNAAGIESYSHDQLDDFLENLNIMVCLLPLTDKTRKILNTKLFDKLPKDTYLINVARGGHLNEEDLLSSLDKGHLSGASLDVFNQEPLPEDHPFWKHPKILITPHVASNSNPPTVVEQIVENYRRMKNGEELKNRVSRERKY, encoded by the coding sequence GTGGCTATTTTATTGATAAGAAATGATGAGGATTATCAACCGTGGATCGATGCATTCCATAAGTTTGATCCTGCTATTGAAGTGGTGACCCCAGAATCCGCAAATGACACTTCAAAAGTAGAAATGGCAATGACGTGGAAAGCGCCCAACGGCAGTTTTAAAGGATTTGACAATCTTAAAGTAGTAGGCTCACTAGGTGCTGGTGTGGATCACTTATTTGCTGACCCATCGTTGCCACAAGACGTGAAACTGACTCGTGTCGTTGATGATAAGCTATCTGGCGACATGGAAGAATTTGTACTTGCGTTATGTTTGAACCACATCAAGAACTTGCACATCTATTCCCAACCAACTCACGAATGGAAGCCACTACCTTATTCCAGGGTTGAAAATGTTCATGTAGGTATATTGGGTTTTGGAACGCTGGGTCAAGCTGTAGGTAAAAAATTAAAAGCAGTAGGATTTCAGGTTTCTGGATGGTCCAATACGTTAAAAAACGCTGCTGGTATTGAAAGTTATAGTCATGATCAATTGGATGATTTCCTAGAAAATCTAAATATTATGGTGTGCTTATTGCCACTGACTGACAAAACAAGAAAGATTTTAAACACTAAGCTTTTTGATAAACTACCTAAGGATACTTATCTGATCAATGTAGCTCGCGGTGGTCATTTAAATGAGGAAGATTTGTTGAGTTCATTAGACAAAGGGCACTTATCAGGTGCATCGCTTGATGTGTTCAATCAAGAACCTTTACCAGAAGATCACCCTTTCTGGAAGCATCCCAAAATCCTGATTACACCGCACGTTGCGAGTAATAGCAATCCGCCAACGGTTGTGGAACAAATTGTTGAGAATTATCGCAGGATGAAAAATGGTGAGGAATTGAAGAATAGAGTTTCTAGGGAACGCAAGTATTAA
- a CDS encoding single-stranded DNA-binding protein, whose translation MSSLNNKVQLIGNLGADPEIINLTDGKKIAKFSIATTDRYKNKQGESVSDTQWHNVVAWNKTAEIIEKYITKGNQIGIEGKLTTRKWEDKEGNNRYTTEVVCSELLMLGGKA comes from the coding sequence ATGAGCAGCTTAAACAACAAAGTACAATTGATCGGTAACCTAGGCGCAGATCCAGAAATCATAAATCTTACAGACGGTAAGAAAATAGCCAAATTCTCCATCGCCACCACAGACCGCTACAAAAACAAGCAAGGTGAGTCCGTGAGCGATACACAATGGCACAATGTGGTAGCTTGGAACAAGACCGCTGAGATTATTGAGAAATACATTACCAAAGGCAACCAAATAGGAATAGAGGGAAAACTTACCACTCGCAAATGGGAAGATAAAGAAGGTAATAACCGCTACACAACTGAAGTCGTTTGCAGCGAGCTTCTCATGCTAGGCGGTAAAGCATAA